The genomic DNA AGGAAAATGAATGTGAATGTCGATTGCAAATACTAAACACACCACAGCAAGCTCCAATGAAGCTACACAACACATTTGTAAAAATCAccataacaaaacaacaatgcataCAGCAGCCTCACCGTAAGGACATGGAAAAGAGCCTCACTGCTGGCACCCAACTTCTTAGGAGGCACAGTGCTGGATGGGAAGAGCTGTGGCAGGGCTCTGAATACAGCTGTGGCATGCTCCACTGGTTTGAGAAGAGTTTTGAGTTTAGAAGAAACAAGACAAGATGTCACCATAAATAACTGCTTATTATGCAATCTCAAAAACTAAAGAGATCAAAGTACTGTGACCATACCTCCATTCAATGTGTTTGGAGGCTTCACGAGTTTTTTCATCACACCATAGAACTGCACCTTTGAGTAGAAGTTTTCCCATCTTTCCTTCATCTCAGAGATGTACCGGGAATTGGATGGTTGAATAATTCTCCGCAATTCATCCAAAAcctgaaaaatacattaaaatacagaacgaaaaaagaaaaagaaatatgaaaacCATGCCAAGATGCCCCCAAATGTATAATGGGACAGCTAAAATGTGACGACTGTTGAAACAGGGAAAGCAATAACTTACATGATCCACTTCTCTGAAACATGGGTAAGCTTCGAGAATCTTTGTTGGTCTGTCTTGTTCCTTTACAGCATCGGAGTCTATGAAGAGTCTTCTAGACTGAAACTCCAGGTCCATTAGTTGGGTCACTGCAGCTTTGTTCGGCTTCTTGGTCTTGTACAATTGTTGGAGAGTCTTGTAGTGTCTTGCCTGGGTTTTCTGGCTGCTGTAGAAGTCAGTTGAAGGAGCTGAAAGCATAAAGCAGGGGTGAAGATGTCAGAAACAAAATCATGATTTATTGCCAAGTAGGTCTTTACATATTTGCTGTGGTACATCGGTGCATAAATAATACACAGAATGTAAGcaaacaacatcaaaaacataacagaaaatacatataaaagaaaatgtgtaaaatatgacTGTAGGGAAACATTAGATTTCCAAGTTAACAGTTAGGAGGAACTTGAGAAGGACCAGATTTATTACTTTATGTGTGTAACTCGTCACAATA from Amphiprion ocellaris isolate individual 3 ecotype Okinawa chromosome 4, ASM2253959v1, whole genome shotgun sequence includes the following:
- the LOC118470462 gene encoding uncharacterized protein LOC118470462, which gives rise to MDLEFQSRRLFIDSDAVKEQDRPTKILEAYPCFREVDHVLDELRRIIQPSNSRYISEMKERWENFYSKVQFYGVMKKLVKPPNTLNGVEHATAVFRALPQLFPSSTVPPKKLGASSEALFHVLTTSEDPDCFLRQRPLSCPFVLVSEDNCMIAVGSTPVTTFDREDLYEGLLYVMAYYYALHLTYPKCISTLLSVLQTEILQDSIHDRDSTPSYKKALAEWKSFIE